The following proteins are encoded in a genomic region of Triticum dicoccoides isolate Atlit2015 ecotype Zavitan chromosome 1B, WEW_v2.0, whole genome shotgun sequence:
- the LOC119337387 gene encoding probable ADP-ribosylation factor GTPase-activating protein AGD8 codes for MATDAGAADRSSVFRKLRAKSDNKMCFDCNAKNPTWASVTYGVFLCIDCSAVHRSLGVHVSFVRSTNLDSWTPEQLKMMVYGGNNRAQAFFKQHGWTDGGKIEAKYTSRAADLYRQLLLKEVSKSSTEHGNNSGPPSPVAASQTSSQAAAFPDFKLVEVPKEVVNEPESEIIRSPKAPTHSFKKPIGGKKPGSKTGGLGARKLTTKPSESLYEQKPEEPAPALPSVAESTTARSKSHTSRFEYVENVPSAGSSSAENQAFGHVAPPKSSNFFGEYGMDSGYHKKSTSGASKMQVEESSEARQKFSNAKSISSSQFFGDQANLEKEGQISLQKFSGSSAISSADLFGQQANNSNADLSASDLINRISFQATQDLTSLKSMAGQTGKKLTSMASNIISDLDRIL; via the exons ATGGCGACCGACGCCGGCGCCGCCGACAGGAGCTCCGTCTTCCGCAAGCTCCGCGCCAAATCCGACAATAAG ATGTGCTTCGACTGCAACGCCAAGAACCCCACCTGGGCCTCCGTTACCTACGGCGTCTTCCTCTGCATCGACTGCTCCGCCGTCCACCGCAGCCTCGGCGTCCACGTCTCCTTCGTCAG GTCAACAAATTTGGATTCATGGACCCCAGAACAGTTGAAAATGATGGTTTATGGGGGAAACAACCGTGCACAAGCTTTCTTTAAGCAGCATGGTTGGACTGATGGTGGAAAGATCGAGGCAAAGTACACTTCAAGAGCTGCTGACTTATACAGACAGTTGCTCCTCAAAGAGGTTTCTAAAAGTTCGACAGAACATGGCAATAATAGTGGGCCGCCCTCCCCAGTCGCAGCTTCTCAGACTTCAAGCCAAGCAGCTGCATTTCCTGATTTCAAACTGGTAGAGGTGCCGAAAGAAGTTGTGAATGAGCCTGAGTCTGAAATTATTCGTTCACCTAAAGCTCCTACCCATTCATTCAAGAAGCCAATCGGTGGAAAGAAGCCTGGAAGTAAGACTGGTGGACTTGGTGCGCGCAAGCTTACGACAAAG CCAAGTGAAAGCCTCTATGAGCAGAAACCTGAAGAGCCAGCTCCTGCCCTGCCATCGGTGGCTGAAAGCACTACAGCTAGGAGCAAATCTCATACTTCCCGATTTGAATATGTGGAAAATGTACCTTCTGCTGGGAGCAGCTCTGCGGAAAACCAGGCATTTGGGCATGTTGCGCCCCCAAAGTCTTCAAACTTTTTCGGTGAATATGGGATGGACAGTGGATATCACAAGAAATCTACTTCTGGTGCATCCAAAATGCAG GTTGAGGAAAGTAGTGAAGCAAGACAGAAGTTCTCAAATGCAAAGTCTATTTCATCTTCTCAGTTTTTCGGTGATCAAGCCAATTTAGAAAAAGAGGGCCAAATCTCCCTCCAAAAATTCTCT GGGTCCTCTGCCATTTCAAGTGCTGATCTGTTTGGCCAACAAGCGAACAATTCTAATGCGGATCTGAGTGCTTCGGATTTGATCAACAGAATCTCCTTCCAG GCCACTCAGGACTTGACCTCTCTCAAGAGCATGGCTGGGCAGACTGGGAAGAAGCTGACATCTATGGCGTCCAACATCATATCTGATCTTGATCGGATCCTCTGA